CAAACAAGTCGCCATGCTTCAACCACTTGTGAAATTCAGAGAGGAGCCTGGCTTCAGCTAGGACTAGATTGCTGTGCCAGTTGACATCCAGTGAGGTGACCTGGCCTATTGCCCCTACCCGCCCCCGTAAAGCCTGCTTGTAGTAGCCCAGGTAGGCCCGCCGCCAAGTGTCATAAAGCCCCATAAGCTGTGCTGGAAAGGCCAGACTAGCTGTCAACCGCTGTCCTTTGCCCCAAGCCAATTCAAACAGGCAGCTCTGGTCAATTTTATGAACATTTAGCCGGTAGGTCATGGCAGAGAAAGAAGAGGGGAACAGAAACGGGGAACTTACCCAGGGGCAGGCTAAGCATCTGGCCTAAAGACAAAGGGGGGCCAGTGGAGGGCCGTCCCGCTGGGGAGTTCAATCGTGGCTGTGAACTGCTCATCCCAAGTACCGATTACCTGGGTGTAGAGGTAGGCTGACTCAGCTTCCTGGTTCAAGGTTTGCTCGGCCAGCGTGGTTGTGTCGTCTCGCACAGTTAACCGGGTGCCAATGGGCAGTTGCTCTCCGGGAACCGGACCCAAAAATAGGAATAGGGACCACTCTGGGGCCTGTGAGTCAAACAGGGTCCAGGTCAGGGCATACAGGCGAAAGGGCAGTCCCAGGGGCTGCAGGTCAGTATAGGCTCCCCGGGCCTGGGGTGAAATCGTAATGCCCGAGGGCTCAAGTTCTCGTAAGACGGCTTCTAGCTGTTCAGTTGGGGTGCGGATAGACATTAGTGCGTTGGCCGGGGCCAAGGGCGGCATCAGCCTCCAGGCCAAGCTATCGGCCACGGCATCGAGCTGGTCTTGCAGCCAGCGGCCAGTATTGATTAGGCCGCCTGCTGCTGAGGTTAGGGCTTGCAATCTGGTTTGGTTTGTAGCTGCTGGCTGGGGAGCCGTTAGGTGTCGTGGGTTGAGGCATGACAGGTATAGCAGCACGTCCTCTGGGGCAGTGTCAAAGCATTGGACTGGAATGCTGTAGGTGCCATTATTGCTGGCAGTTAGCCCAACTTGCTGATGATAGGCCAACAGGCGGTCGCGCCGTAGCCCATTGAGAATTGTGACTTGGTCAGCCTCTTCCTGCACCTCGGCCAGGATATAGAGATGGGCGAAGTTGCTGGCGTCATCGAGGGTGGCTTGGGGAACGGCAACGACTGTATCGCTGAGGCTGCCTTGGGCGACTAAACAAAGGCGAAAATCGCTGACCCGGCAGTTGACCTCCAAAGCCGGGGGCCGGTGCAAGTCGTAGTAAAGAGCGATATCTAGGGCACCGGCTTCGAGCCATTGCTGTAGGCCCTTTAGGGCCATCGCCCGCAGAAACGTGGGCCACTGCTGATCTGTCTCGGGCGCTTGCTGGCTCATTTGAATAGCCCAATCGACTGCCGCCGCAGACAGCCTGAGCGTCGTGGGCCGGAGGGGGTCAAACTCGAAATCGGGTGGCTCGGCGGAATAACTCATAGAACTTAGGTTAGCGGGTGGGTGTGAAGAGGAAAAAACCATAATTTTTACTCCGAATCAGGCATGAATTGATGAATGGTGGAGCAGAGCTGGTGAGCAAACAGGCTTTTGGCGCTACGTCCTTTAGGAATTTGGGCTTCGGTGGTGGCGTCTTTGATGATTTGGTCTACCTCCTCAGTCAGGAGGTGCTCTAGAGTGTGGTCGATGGCGTGTAGCCGGTCTGCTGAAATGTAGCTGAGGGCTTGGTGACGAACCCTTTCGCAGAGTTGGGCAATTAACTGATGCCGCACGTCTGAGCGCAGGCGCTTGAGCTGTAGCAGCCGGTTAACCTGAACTTGAGTGCTCAGGCCAATCTGAGCTGCCAGCTTGCCCATCGCCAGACCCAGGCAGTGAAACAGATGCAGCCCCTGTACGTAGGCTTGATCTTGGGGGGGCTGGCGGGTTCGCAGTCGGGTGATGTTGTGCTGGATGACGTGTGCGATCGCATCCCCTAGACAGTTCTCTAGCGCCTGACGGTAAGCCTGCAAAAACTCGTCCTGCTCATCGGGTGTATCCGAGGGGGCAGGAATTTGCCCCCAATCAGTGTCTTCTGAGTAGGGCACTGGGTTACCACCCCGGACGTGGATGCGATACTGGCGCAGCTGGCTAGCGAGCTGCTGTAGTCGCACCAGGACTGTTTTAGGATCTTGCTCAGGGACCATCTCCTGTAGCTGCTTTGAGGTAGGAGTTTGACAGCGACGAGGCCCCCCCGATTGGCGTTGGGAAATGCGATCGCGGCAGTAGACCCGCTGATACTGCTCCAGCAACGCTGTTCCCTGGGCAACTTCGTACTCACTACAGAGATGATAAGTCCGCAGAATGCGCTGCCCCTGCTCTGGGCTGGTGTCATTGAGAATAGCCCAATCGCTGGCCCGATATAGCCCTTTTTCTAACAGCAGTCGGTTGAGGGCTGGGTGGTTGCAGGTCAACCGGCTGCTCCAGGTACTCAGTGCCGATTTGATAGGGTCATAGCTCTCCAAGATTTCGAGAGTAAAGGGGCGATAGTCAGCGGCAACTCGTCCATCATCATCAAGCACTTGGGCAAGTAGTTCTGGGGCAGTAAAGCCGTAGTCTTCACCAAACTGATTGGTCAAGCGAATACAGGCCCCTCGAATTTGATGGGTAATAAAGCACCGCAAACTAAGCTGAGCTAGGGCGGCATCCTCTGTGCCTGACTGCCAGAGCGTGATGAGGGGCTTTTGCAAAGCGTTCTCTAGAGGATCCGGGCTAATCATCAAGTTAGAGAAGGTTTGCTGAATCCAGATTTGCACCTGGGGTAGTACCTGAATCTGGTGGCGACCTGAGCTGGTCAAACAGACTAGTTGCCAATATTGAAATGCCGTGTCCATGATTTTGGGGGCTGAGCTGTTACTAGTTTTGCATTGAGTCACGGGAAATCCATTGGGGCTGTAGCGGCTAGGAAAGCAAGGCTAGCTGCCGGAGTACTAGCGTTGCTGCGTGAGTGTCATCATCCCCTATGGCTAAGCCTTGAGGACTTATTCACGGCCCCTTCCCCGTCAGGCTGCATCAAAGATCGGCCCGTTGGCTCCACTGCCATTCCCTATGACAGCTAAATCGTAGACGTGGGAATTCTGCAGCGCTCTAGGCTGAGGAATAGGGGGTGGCTGAGGCTTTCAAGCTGCCTTAAGTTTTGAGAGTGAATAAGTTGCCGCCTGCTAGATGTATGGGACAGTACGAGCACAAGTTGTGGCTCACCTTGCTGTTTCTCGCTATCTGAGGAGTTCTGACCATGCCCAGCATCAAGCGTCGTCAGTTTCTGCAGTTTGCCGGGTCGGCCTTGGCCGCAGCTGGTTTGAGCCAGCTCGATGTGCGGCGGCAGGCCGACCGCTATGGCCGAGCCCTAGCCCAGAGCCCGTCTCGTAAGCTGGCGCTGCTGGTGGGAATTAATGAGTATCCGGCTGAAGTCACCTCTTTGCGGGGCTGCTTAAACGATGTGCGGATGCAGCGGGAACTGCTGGTGCACCGATTTGGCTTTAGCCCAAACGATATTTTGATCTTGACGGATGCGGCAGCTACCCGCCAGAACATCCTCGATGCTTTTGAGTCGCATCTGATTGCTCAGGCGCAGCCAGGAGATGGGGTGGTATTTCACTTTTCAGGGCATGGCTCGCTGGTGAGAGACCCTGACCCCATTGCTTTGCCAGAGGGGGCAGGCTATGACGGGGTCGAGGGCTATAACGGTACCATGCTGCCCTACGATGCCCGAACCAATACTCGTGATAGCCAGGTCAACGACATCATGGGCAAGACCTTATTTCTACTGATGTCGGCGCTCAAGACCGACCAGGTCACGGTGATGCTAGATAGCTGCCACTCGGGAGGGGGCACCCGAGGGGACTTGCTCGTCCGGGCGGTTGAGTCACGGGTAGGGCTCGGAGAAGCAGGCCCTAGTGATGAAGAAATTGCCGCTCAGGAAAAGTGGATGACGCATCTGGGATGGTCGCCCCGTGAGCTGAAAGAGCGGCGTACTCGCGGCATTGCCAAAGGGGTTGCCCTGGGATCGGCTCAGGCCAATCAGCTAGCGGCAGACGCTTCCTTTGGGGCTGCGGGGCCGGGGCAGTTCTATGCTGGGGCGTTTACCTATGCGCTTACCCGCTACCTCTGGCAGCAGCCGGGTAGTTTGCCCCTAGAGCGAGTCTTTGTCGATCTGGCGCGAAGTACGCGGGATGTGGCCAATAGTGCCCGCATTGTGCAATCGCCCATCTATGAGATTGAACCCGGCCGCAACTATGATCAAGAGCCGCTATATTTCAGCCGCCCCCAGGTTCCGGCGGCAGAGGCGGTGATCTTAGGCACTGAAAATGGGGAGGTCAGGTTTTGGCTGGGAGGCGTTTCATCTCAAAGTTTGGATGCCTTTGAGTCAGGAGCGATTTTTTCAATTACCGATGCCAATGGTAATGAGACGGGCCAGATTGAGCAAACTCGGCGCGTGGGTTTAGAAGGCTATGGGGTTTTGAAGGGCGCACGCTCTGTTCCTCAAGCCGGAATGCTGCTGCGCGAGCGAGTGCGGGGCGTTCCGGCTGATTTGACCCTGCGAGTAGGCTTAAATCCTTCCCTAGGCTCAGACCTCGTGGAAGCGCGATCGCAACTTGCCCGATTCAACCGGATCGAACCTGTCGCCGTGAATGGGGAAAATAGCCCTCACTACCTGCTGGGACGGATGACCGAAGCAGGGCGTGCGATCGCAACCGCTGAAGCTGTCCGGAATGTGGGTGAGATCGGCAGCATTGGTTTGTTCACGCCGGGGCTAGTGGCCATTCGCGATAGCTTTGGAGAACCCAATGAGCCCATTGCTGCCGGCATCGAGCGGCTCAATGCCCCGCTCAAGCTGCTGCTTGCCGGACGGGTGCTGCGCTCTGTCCTCAACAGCGATACTTCTAATCTCAGCGTCAATGTGGCCGTACAGCCTGTAGATAGTGCGGTAGCAGTGGGACGCAGTGCCAGCCGAGGCAGCCAGGAGGGTTTAGTGGCCCAGCGTCTCGATGGCCCTGTGCGAGAGTTGAGGTCGGGCACAGAAATTGTGGTGAATGTCACCAATGCCGAGGATCGCAACCTCTATATCGGCATTCTGGCCATCGGGGGATCTGGCCGGATCACGGTGCTGC
Above is a genomic segment from Pseudanabaena sp. FACHB-2040 containing:
- a CDS encoding caspase family protein; amino-acid sequence: MPSIKRRQFLQFAGSALAAAGLSQLDVRRQADRYGRALAQSPSRKLALLVGINEYPAEVTSLRGCLNDVRMQRELLVHRFGFSPNDILILTDAAATRQNILDAFESHLIAQAQPGDGVVFHFSGHGSLVRDPDPIALPEGAGYDGVEGYNGTMLPYDARTNTRDSQVNDIMGKTLFLLMSALKTDQVTVMLDSCHSGGGTRGDLLVRAVESRVGLGEAGPSDEEIAAQEKWMTHLGWSPRELKERRTRGIAKGVALGSAQANQLAADASFGAAGPGQFYAGAFTYALTRYLWQQPGSLPLERVFVDLARSTRDVANSARIVQSPIYEIEPGRNYDQEPLYFSRPQVPAAEAVILGTENGEVRFWLGGVSSQSLDAFESGAIFSITDANGNETGQIEQTRRVGLEGYGVLKGARSVPQAGMLLRERVRGVPADLTLRVGLNPSLGSDLVEARSQLARFNRIEPVAVNGENSPHYLLGRMTEAGRAIATAEAVRNVGEIGSIGLFTPGLVAIRDSFGEPNEPIAAGIERLNAPLKLLLAGRVLRSVLNSDTSNLSVNVAVQPVDSAVAVGRSASRGSQEGLVAQRLDGPVRELRSGTEIVVNVTNAEDRNLYIGILAIGGSGRITVLHPTDWDAPESESLLEPGQSVMIPRQELSRDRNRNYCADPSEAFHLCLSSSGYAEILTIASTSPLRDALRGLQQIAEENQTRSGNPIGLQNDEPVDVVENLLGDIDRNTRGDVEVRGGARGVDTTKLAALSTLVRIVAD
- a CDS encoding DUF1822 family protein; this encodes MSYSAEPPDFEFDPLRPTTLRLSAAAVDWAIQMSQQAPETDQQWPTFLRAMALKGLQQWLEAGALDIALYYDLHRPPALEVNCRVSDFRLCLVAQGSLSDTVVAVPQATLDDASNFAHLYILAEVQEEADQVTILNGLRRDRLLAYHQQVGLTASNNGTYSIPVQCFDTAPEDVLLYLSCLNPRHLTAPQPAATNQTRLQALTSAAGGLINTGRWLQDQLDAVADSLAWRLMPPLAPANALMSIRTPTEQLEAVLRELEPSGITISPQARGAYTDLQPLGLPFRLYALTWTLFDSQAPEWSLFLFLGPVPGEQLPIGTRLTVRDDTTTLAEQTLNQEAESAYLYTQVIGTWDEQFTATIELPSGTALHWPPFVFRPDA